The sequence below is a genomic window from Candidatus Thiopontia autotrophica.
TGCGCATAATGTATATTATGTTAAATAATGTCTGATGGTCATAATAATGACTCACCCATCATAAGCCCCCCTTCTTCTATTTGGTATCTTCCTGGCCAGCGGTTGCCAGCCATGTTGTTTGTTCTTAATTCCTATCTTTCTTCTCTTTATCAAGCTGTCCTGATTTTTCTGCCTCATCCAGTCCGCGCTCAATCTCCTCTCGTTCATCAACAGACTCTTTGGATCGATCAACCATCACCGTTGCCTTGTTGTAGGTTTTTGAGTGTTTGGCGACAAAGTTGCGGGGCTTTTTACTCATCAGGGTCAGGATATCTTGTTTTGATTATTTGGTTGAGGCACCAAACCAGAACTCCTCCCCCTTCTCCAGAAACATCTCTGCCGGCATTAGATGGGTACCATCGCAGGAGAAATTGACCTCTACCAGGCCGCTTATAATATTGAAGGTGCCGGTGCGCAGGTAGATGGTATCGTCTGCGCTACGTAATTGTGCGAAGCGATCAAGAATGGGACGAACCATATCAGTGGTAATCTTTGCGTTATCCGGATAGGTGCGGCGTGGATAGGCAAGACAGATTGAGGGATCAAGAATCTCCTGAAGAACGTGTGTATGTTCATCGTAGGGATCTTCCAGTAGCCATAGTGTAGCCCTGGAGCTAGGGAAACGAATTGCCGCCCGAAACACTCCACGCTCTATTACAAGCTCATCCATCAGACTGAGCACATCATCAACGTGTTCATCCATGGGGCCGGGAATAAAATGCTGTTTGAAAAGTTGTTGTCGAATTGCCGGATCACCCTTCAGCTGCTGCCAGGTACATCCCGGGAATATTGCATGTTCATCCTGAGGAAGATGTCTCAGGTCAAAATCCCCCACCAGATATCCTGTGATCTCACCGCTATATGTGATGGGATGGATGGCTGTAATGCATGTTCTGTGCAACATTGGACTTATATACACATCTGTCAGAGTCATGCGATCAAGCTTCCCTTCCAGCAGAGATGAGAGGAGGAATTCGTGCCTTACATCTTTGGCGTCAGCTGCATCATCACTGGTCATGATATTACTATGCAGCTTTGCATCAGTGGTTATTGTATAGAGACGAGTACAGAATGAGAGATCTGCCCATGGCTGAAGCTTCTTGTCCAGCATGCGGTTTATCTTTTTTTTATGATCCCATACAGATGAGCACTGGATCGCAACCCTTTTCATTATGGGTGACAAGTACTCAACCAGATGCTTGCGTCGCGTCGTAATGGTGTCAGCAAGAAATGACTTCATCAGACAGCTCTCCTCCCTAGATATAGTTACCGAGTATAACTGTAGCAGTGAAGAGGGTTTGCTACAAGCGCATCAATGGCGATTGTAATTAGTGGAGACCATAATGTAACTGGGTATCTATCGAATAATCTCGTAACATGGAGTGTATGAATTATTCGGCAGACGCATGCGGAATTGTTCCACAAAGTCTTTCAGAATCAGATCCAGAGGGTCAATAATCTCCGGGTCACCACTTAACTGATAAGGCCCCTTCTCCTCCACTTCACGAATTCCCTGTTCTCTAACATTACCAGCAACTATCCCCGAGAAGGCGCGGCGTAAATTGGCGGCCAACAGATGTGGGTCCTGATCCTTATGGAGATCAAGTTCTGCCATTGATTCATGGGTGGGATGAAACGGTTTCTGAAAGATTGGGTCTATATGCAACTGCCAATTAAAGAAGTATGCGTCACCTGACTCCTTGCGATGAGCAATAACATGATTCACCTCCTGATGAACCTCACGAGCAACTGTCTCTGGATCATTCAAGATAATCTTGAAGCGCTGTTGTGCCTCATACCCCAGGCTCTTGCCGATAAAATTATTAATTCGTTCAAAATAGTCATGGCTCGATGCCGGCCCTGTCATTATTAATGGGAACGGAATATTTTTATTGTCCGGATGAAGAAGTATTCCCAGTAGATACAGAAGCTCCTCTGCACTACCTGGACCACCAGGAAAGAGGACAAAAACATGTCCTATTCTGACAAATGCTTCCAGCCTCTTCTCAATATCCGGTAGTACTACCAGGTTACTAACAATCGGATTTGGAGGCTCTGCAGCAATAATGCCGGGCTCGGTTAGCCCAATATAGCGACCATCCCTGTTTCTCTGTTTGGCATGTCCAAAAGTTGCCCCTTTCATTGGTCCTTTCATGGCGCCGCCACCACATCCAGTGCAGATATTAAGATCACGCAGACCCATCTGGTACCCTACCTCTTTGGTATATGAGTACTCCTCTTCATTGATTGAGTGCCCGCCCCAGCACACCGCAAGACCAGACAGGTCAAGACGGTTGAAGACTGTGGCACGACGCAGGATATGAAAGACTGCATTGCTTATTCCGCTACTCTCATTATTGCTCTGGTCAAAGTAGTTGGAGAGGCGAGTTTCATTTGCAGAATATATGTCACGGGCAACCGAGAATAGATGTTCACGAATACCATTAATCAGCCCCCCGTCAACAAATGCCCTGGTTGGTGCATTGACTAACTCAAACTGAATTCCCCAATCTTGCTTTCTGGGGAAGATGTCGAAATCATGATACTGTTCCAGCACCCGTCTGGAGTCATCAATATCGGTTCCGGTATTCAGGACTGCAAGTGCACAACGACGGAAAAGCTCATGAAGCTCGCCCCTCTCCATGCTGCTATCCAGTATATTTTGTACCTCATGTTGAGATAGCACCCCCAGAGTGCCATCTGGTGAGATAGTGGCATTAATTCGGTCAGCTCTGTTATTGGTTATGTTTACCATTCCAGGATAACCTTGCCGGACTCTCCTGAACGCATCACATCAAACCCCTTCTGGTAATCATCTATCGGAAAGCGATGGGTAATCAGTGGTTGAACATTAAGTCCACTCTCAAGCATTGCTGTCATTTGATACCAGGTGTCGAAAATCTCACGCCCATATATCCCCTTTATCGTAATCATTTTGAAGATCACAAGATTCCAGTCAATACAGGTATTGGATGGCGGGATACCGAGTAGCGCCATCTTGCCACCATGAGCCAGGGTCTTCAGCATCGAGGAGAAGGCATTGGGGCTGCCAGACATCTCCAGACCAACACCAAAACCATTATTTATATTGAGTGAGCTCATCACATCATCAATAGATTCATCCTCAATATTCACAGTACGTATATCAGGATCAACCTCTGCAGCCAGTCCAAGCCGGTATGGATTAATGTCGGTCAGGACAACATTGCGTGCCCCTGCATGGAGGCAGATTGCCGCTCCCATAATGCCGATAGGTCCGGCACCGGTAACCAGCACATCCTCACCAACAACAGGAAATGAGAGTGCGGTATGGACCGCATTTCCCAGCGGGTCAAGGATGGATGCAATTTCATCAGATACGGCATCTGAGAGAGGGAAAAGGTTCTCGGCAGGTATTGACAGTAGCTCTGCAAATGCCCCCTCACGATTCACCCCAATACCCCTGGTATTTGGACAGAGGTGACGTCTTCCAGTAAGGCACTGGCGACATTTTCCACAGGTTATATGCCCCTCACCAGAGACCCTGTCTCCTGGTTTAAACCCCCTGACTTCGCTGCCAGTTGCCTCAATAACACCGGCAAACTCGTGGCCCACGGTCATCGGCACAGGAATGGTTTTTTGCGCCCACTCATCCCAGTTGTAGATATGAATGTCGGTCCCACAGATAGCGCTCTTTGTGATCCTCACCAAGGCATCATTAGGGCCAATTTCTGGCTCAGCAACCTCCTCCATCCAGATGCCCTGCCTGGCATGGCTCTTGACTAATGCCTTCACTGGATAACTCCCAATTTGCGCCCCACCCTGGTGAAGGCATCAATTGCCCTGTCCAACTGTTCTGTAGTGTGAGCTGCGGTCATCTGGGTTCTGATACGAGCCTGCCCATGTGGAACCACAGGGAAGGAGAAGCCAACCACATAAACCCCCTCATCAAGCAACAGGTCAGCCATCTGACCAGCAAGTTTTGCATCTCCTATCATTACCGGAATAATTGGATGCCTGCCCGGGACCAGGCTAAATCCTGCCTGCTCCATCCCTTTACGGAAGTGACGACTATTTTCAATTAGCTGTTCACGCAGTGAGTTACCAGACTCCAGAAGATCCAACACCTTCAGTGAGGTTGCGGCGATAACCGGTGCCAGAGTATTGGAGAAGAGGTATGGGCGAGAACGTTGTCGAAGCCACTCTATAATCTCTTTTCGACCCGAGGTGTAACCTCCGGAAGCCCCACCCATTGCCTTGCCCAGGGTGCCGGTAATAATATCCACTCTTCCCATAACACCACACAGCTCGGGGGTCCCTTTGCCATGGTCACCTACAAATCCAACTGCATGGGAGTCATCAACCATAACCAAGGCATTATATTTGTCGGCAAGATCACATATCTTTTCAAGTTTGGCTATTGAGCCATCCATGGAGAAGACGCCATCGGTAGCAATTAGGCGGTAGCGTGAAGATTGCGCCTCCTTTAGCTTCTCCTCAAGATCATCCATGTCACTATTCAGGTAGCGAAGACGTTTAGCCTTACAGAGGCGGACCCCATCAATAATGCTGGCATGGTTAAGTTGATCACTGATGATTGCATCCTCAGCACCAAGAATAGTCTCAAACAACCCTGTATTGGCATCAAAACATGAGGAGTAGAGAATCGTATCGTCTGTCTCCAAAAACTCACTGATACGCTGCTCCAGCTGCTTGTGAACTTTCTGGGTGCCAACGATAAAACGGACAGAGGCCATACCGTAACCCTTATCTTCAAGTGCCTGTTGAGCACTCTCTATCAGGGTGTGATGGTTGGCCAACCCCAGGTAGTTGTTGGCGCAGAGGTTAATTACCTCCTTGCCATCTTCAATTTTTATAACGGCCTGTTGTGGTGAGGTGACCACCCTCTCACTTTTATAGAGCCCCTCTTCATGTAGTTCTTGGGTCTGTTTTGCAAGATGGTCAAGCAGAGATCCGGACATAGTAATTCTCTTGTTTTTATTCTTTTATAAACTTGTTTTAGGGGGCTGTAGAACTTAATTTTTATTTTTCCACCCTCTTCGTTAAATAGTACCCACTATTCTCCTTAAACGGTGAAAAAATCTCTCTCAAACCAGTTTTCTCTCGCTACGGTGACCTGAATCAGACAGGCTTCTAGAGTATCCCTACCAGCGATGAATCACAAGCCTGCATCAACAGGTACGGTATCATATGCAGATGGCAAATTTTGTTGACGATCTCCTGAGGATTGACAGGAAACATCTCTGGCACCCCTATACATCCATGACAGATCCATTGGCAGTCTATCCTGTGCGCTCTGCCAGAGGAGCAGTCTTGACTCTGGAGGATGGCACAAGACTGATTGATGGAATGTCATCATGGTGGTCGGCAATTCATGGATACAATGTGCCGGAGATTAATGCTGCCATGGAGCAGCAGATTGGAGAGTTTTCCCACGTAATGTTTGGAGGGCTAACCCACAGACCTGCAGTTGGAGTTGCAGAACGACTGTTGGATATTACCCCCTCCTCTCTTAACCATGTTTTTTTATCTGACTCCGGCTCAATCGCGGTAGAGGTTGCATTGAAGATGGCAGTTCAGTACTGGATTGCTGATGGCAAACCTGAAAAAAGCAAGATGGCTGTGCTACGTGGTGGTTATCACGGCGACACATTTGCAACCATGGCGCTGGCTGATCCTGAAAATGGTATGCATGTACTGTTTAACGATCATCTTGCGCACCATTTTTTTATTCCAAGGCCTGCTTGCAAATTTGGCCAGCAGTGGGATCCATCCACCATGGAACCACTACAGCAGCTTCTGGATAAGAGCCATGACGGCATTGCTGCTCTGGTGCTGGAACCGGTCGTACAGGGTGCTGGCGGAATCTATTTTTACCACCCCAATTTTCTGCAGGAGGCGCGGAAGCTTTGTGATAGATACAATGTTTTGTTGATTGCAGATGAGGTAGCCACAGGTTTCGGAAGAACCGGAGAGCTCTTCGGCTGTAACCATGCCAATATTTCTCCAGATATACTCTGTGTTGGCAAAGCTCTTACTGGTGGAGCAGTGACATTGGCTGCAACAGTTACCACCACCACAGTTGCAGAGACAATATCATCATATGGCGATGGGGCTCTAATGCATGGCCCAACCTTTATGGGGAATCCTCTAGCCTGCAGTGCGGCCAATGCAAGTATTGATCTCCTGTTGTCATCACCATGGAGGCAACGTGTTCATGGTATAGAGGATGGATTAAGCAGAGGGTTGGCCCCCTGTAGAGAGTTTGATTCAGTCAGGGATCTGCGCGTGTTGGGGGCTATTGGGGTAGTAGAGATGGTACACCCTGTTGATCTCGCAACAATAGAGCCAATGTTTGTTGAGCACGGGGTATGGGTACGACCATTCGGACGACTTATATATCTGATGCCGCCATTTATTATCAGTGATGATGAGCTGGAGCAGTTAACCAGTGCAGTAGTTAAGGTAGTAGCCTCTCTATCCTGTTAAGCACAGTCACCGGGGATGGAAGTGCCTCTCCAGCCGTGCCGGTAACGATTTCGCTACTATAATTAAGGAGACGTACATTAGTAGCGTGCCACTTCCCACCCCTGTAGAGCCGCCCCTTTGCGGCCCGTACAATTTTGCCAGCAAGCAGTTTAAATCTGTTTTGATCAGTGGCCTCACCCCACCTGAATAGACCATCGGCAACGTAGGCATAATCATCCAAAGACGCCACTACAGAACTATTTTCGCCTCTGAGCCGTAATAATTTCTTGTCATCTCCACTCCAGTAGTTGGTGCTTAGAGTGTCTGCCAGTTGATCCCCAATCTCCCGGTACTCAGCATCTGCTATTTCACCGTTTCGCAGCAACTCGGAAAGAGCTGAGAGTAGCAGTCCATTCCATCCAGATAGCACCTTGTGGTCTCTCGGCAGAGTGCGTTCAAGACGGGCCCTCTGCAGTTTTTTTCTAATGCTCAGAATATCCTCCAACTCTCGCCTGGTGGCTTTGTTGGTATCTGGCATAAAGAGATGAACATCCCCGTCAAGCATGGTGCTATGTGGGTACCACATGGTATCAAACAGAGATTTCTCACCATCATCCAGAAGTTGCTCCAGCTCATCTCTGTCCCAGAGATAGTAACCACCCTCTTGGCCATTGCCATCAACGGCGGATAGACTGGAGATGAATATGCCATCACTGTTTCGCATCTGTTTTACCATAAAATCGATAGTCTCTAGCCCCACAGCCAGGTAGTCTGCCCTATGAAATATTTTTCCGGCACGCAGATATAGTTGTGCCAGCTGTGCATTGTCATAGAGCATCTTCTCGAAATGGGGAATGTTCCAGTCAGGATCAATTGTGTAGCGAAAGAATCCTCCCCCAACTGCATCACGGAGCCCGAGTGTTGCCATACTGTCCAGGGTAACTATCAGATGTTCTTTTAGCAGACTGTTGTCCGATTTTATGTATAGAGATAGCTCTTCCATAAGATGTGGCGTCTCTGGGAACTTGCTCTCCCCACCAAACCCTCCAGAGAGCATGTCAGCATCATCAAGAAGCATCTCGGCTGACGCCTCCATACCATTACTATTTACATTAGAATAACTTGATAGTACATTGTATTTATTGAGATCTTTAATAACGCTTTTTGCTAACGCCCTTAACTCTCCAGGATTGTTATGCCACCTCTTTTCAAGACGCAATAGCAGCTGTTCAAGACGGTCAGGAGGGAGGTAGACAAACCCAAGTAGAGGGGTTCCATCAGGAAGAAGGATGACCTGAAGAGGCCATCCTGCACTGCCGGTTGTTTTCCGGACAAAATCGATCAGGTCTCGATCAACCACAGGGCTAAGTTCGCGATCAATTTTGACCGAGACAAATGAGCGGTTAAGGATTCTGGAGATTTTATGGTTCTTGAAACTCTCTCGC
It includes:
- a CDS encoding thioredoxin domain-containing protein, which codes for MYSLRNIIYRGLLLLFSSPLSFASVPIPAEQISPLADSPSPYLQMHADDPVGWRTWERGTLRHADENSKLIFLSSGYFSCHWCHVMQRESFKNHKISRILNRSFVSVKIDRELSPVVDRDLIDFVRKTTGSAGWPLQVILLPDGTPLLGFVYLPPDRLEQLLLRLEKRWHNNPGELRALAKSVIKDLNKYNVLSSYSNVNSNGMEASAEMLLDDADMLSGGFGGESKFPETPHLMEELSLYIKSDNSLLKEHLIVTLDSMATLGLRDAVGGGFFRYTIDPDWNIPHFEKMLYDNAQLAQLYLRAGKIFHRADYLAVGLETIDFMVKQMRNSDGIFISSLSAVDGNGQEGGYYLWDRDELEQLLDDGEKSLFDTMWYPHSTMLDGDVHLFMPDTNKATRRELEDILSIRKKLQRARLERTLPRDHKVLSGWNGLLLSALSELLRNGEIADAEYREIGDQLADTLSTNYWSGDDKKLLRLRGENSSVVASLDDYAYVADGLFRWGEATDQNRFKLLAGKIVRAAKGRLYRGGKWHATNVRLLNYSSEIVTGTAGEALPSPVTVLNRIERLLP
- a CDS encoding DUF3412 domain-containing protein, which gives rise to MNATISPDGTLGVLSQHEVQNILDSSMERGELHELFRRCALAVLNTGTDIDDSRRVLEQYHDFDIFPRKQDWGIQFELVNAPTRAFVDGGLINGIREHLFSVARDIYSANETRLSNYFDQSNNESSGISNAVFHILRRATVFNRLDLSGLAVCWGGHSINEEEYSYTKEVGYQMGLRDLNICTGCGGGAMKGPMKGATFGHAKQRNRDGRYIGLTEPGIIAAEPPNPIVSNLVVLPDIEKRLEAFVRIGHVFVLFPGGPGSAEELLYLLGILLHPDNKNIPFPLIMTGPASSHDYFERINNFIGKSLGYEAQQRFKIILNDPETVAREVHQEVNHVIAHRKESGDAYFFNWQLHIDPIFQKPFHPTHESMAELDLHKDQDPHLLAANLRRAFSGIVAGNVREQGIREVEEKGPYQLSGDPEIIDPLDLILKDFVEQFRMRLPNNSYTPCYEIIR
- the bioA gene encoding adenosylmethionine--8-amino-7-oxononanoate transaminase codes for the protein MANFVDDLLRIDRKHLWHPYTSMTDPLAVYPVRSARGAVLTLEDGTRLIDGMSSWWSAIHGYNVPEINAAMEQQIGEFSHVMFGGLTHRPAVGVAERLLDITPSSLNHVFLSDSGSIAVEVALKMAVQYWIADGKPEKSKMAVLRGGYHGDTFATMALADPENGMHVLFNDHLAHHFFIPRPACKFGQQWDPSTMEPLQQLLDKSHDGIAALVLEPVVQGAGGIYFYHPNFLQEARKLCDRYNVLLIADEVATGFGRTGELFGCNHANISPDILCVGKALTGGAVTLAATVTTTTVAETISSYGDGALMHGPTFMGNPLACSAANASIDLLLSSPWRQRVHGIEDGLSRGLAPCREFDSVRDLRVLGAIGVVEMVHPVDLATIEPMFVEHGVWVRPFGRLIYLMPPFIISDDELEQLTSAVVKVVASLSC
- the tdh gene encoding L-threonine 3-dehydrogenase, translating into MKALVKSHARQGIWMEEVAEPEIGPNDALVRITKSAICGTDIHIYNWDEWAQKTIPVPMTVGHEFAGVIEATGSEVRGFKPGDRVSGEGHITCGKCRQCLTGRRHLCPNTRGIGVNREGAFAELLSIPAENLFPLSDAVSDEIASILDPLGNAVHTALSFPVVGEDVLVTGAGPIGIMGAAICLHAGARNVVLTDINPYRLGLAAEVDPDIRTVNIEDESIDDVMSSLNINNGFGVGLEMSGSPNAFSSMLKTLAHGGKMALLGIPPSNTCIDWNLVIFKMITIKGIYGREIFDTWYQMTAMLESGLNVQPLITHRFPIDDYQKGFDVMRSGESGKVILEW
- a CDS encoding glycine C-acetyltransferase, which codes for MSGSLLDHLAKQTQELHEEGLYKSERVVTSPQQAVIKIEDGKEVINLCANNYLGLANHHTLIESAQQALEDKGYGMASVRFIVGTQKVHKQLEQRISEFLETDDTILYSSCFDANTGLFETILGAEDAIISDQLNHASIIDGVRLCKAKRLRYLNSDMDDLEEKLKEAQSSRYRLIATDGVFSMDGSIAKLEKICDLADKYNALVMVDDSHAVGFVGDHGKGTPELCGVMGRVDIITGTLGKAMGGASGGYTSGRKEIIEWLRQRSRPYLFSNTLAPVIAATSLKVLDLLESGNSLREQLIENSRHFRKGMEQAGFSLVPGRHPIIPVMIGDAKLAGQMADLLLDEGVYVVGFSFPVVPHGQARIRTQMTAAHTTEQLDRAIDAFTRVGRKLGVIQ